A genomic stretch from Malus domestica chromosome 15, GDT2T_hap1 includes:
- the LOC103456105 gene encoding zinc finger protein 622, which produces MSGLTCNSCNKEFLDDSEQKLHYKSEWHRYNLKRKIAGVPGVTEALFIARQAALAQEKNSLSETPMLYSCGLCGKGYRSSKAHAEHLKSRSHILRASQGASEQEEKAIIRPLPPRVVNKAPPKREANDEETEESEDEWVEVDPDEDLAKSLTDMNVDEHASEEDMDEDDDFEELDPTCCFMCDLEHDTLESCMVHMHKHHGFFIPDIEYLKDPKGLLTYLGLKVKRDFMCLYCNDRRHPFNSLEAVRKHMVAKSHCKVHYGDDDDEEEAELEEFYDYSSSYVDEAGKQLVVSGDMANSVELGSGGSELIITRRSDDGISSKTLGSREYLRYYRQKLRPSPANGAAITAALASRYRSMGLATVQSKERMVRMKVLKEMRRSGVEAMRSKMGMKSNVIRNLPKNCTY; this is translated from the exons atgtcaGGGCTAACATGCAACTCTTGCAACAAGGAGTTTCTGGACGACTCAGAGCAGAAGCTCCATTACAAGTCAGAATGGCACCGCTACAATCTCAAGCGCAAG ATAGCTGGGGTTCCTGGAGTGACAGAAGCGTTATTTATAGCGAGACAAGCTGCACTTGCTCAGGAGAAAAACAGTTTGAGTGAAACCCCGATGCTCTACAGTTGTGGTCTTTGTGGCAAAGGGTATAGAAGTTCTAAGGCTCATGCTGAGCATCTCAAGTCACGAAGTCACATTCTGCGGGCCTCCCAAGGGGCCAGTGAACAAGAAGAGAAGGCAATAATTAGGCCGCTTCCGCCTCGTGTTGTTAACAAAGCTCCCCCGAAAAGAGAGGCAAATGATGAGGAAACTGAAGAAAGTGAAGATGAGTGGGTGGAGGTTGATCCTGATGAAGATTTGGCAAAATCTTTGACTGATATGAATGTGGATGAGCATGCATCAGAAGAGGATATGGATGAAGATGATGACTTTGAGGAGTTGGATCCAACTTGTTGCTTTATGTGTGATCTAGAGCACGATACCCTAGAGAGCTGCATGGTTCACATGCACAAACACCATGGATTCTTCATTCCTGATATTGAGTATCTAAAGGATCCAAAAGGCCTCCTTACTTATCTTGGTCTTAAG GTTAAAAGGGATTTCATGTGTCTGTACTGCAATGATAGGCGCCATCCTTTCAACAGTTTGGAAGCGGTTAGGAAGCATATGGTGGCCAAAAGCCACTGCAAGGTACATTATGGCGATGACGACGATGAAGAAGAAGCTGAGTTGGAAGAGTTCTATGATTACAGCAGCAG TTATGTGGATGAGGCTGGCAAACAACTGGTTGTATCCGGTGATATGGCCAACAGTGTAGAACTTGGGAGTGGTGGCTCTGAGCTCATCATTACTAGAAGATCCGATGATGGTATATCATCCAAAACACTTGGTTCCCGGGAGTACTTGCGCTATTATCGCCAAAAACTGCGCCCATCACCTGCGAATGGTGCCGCTATTACAGCTGCATTAGCCTCAAG GTACAGGAGCATGGGGTTGGCAACAGTGCAGTCAAAAGAACGAATGGTCAGGATgaaggtactgaaggaaatgagGAGATCGGGAGTGGAGGCAATGCGCAGTAAGATGGGAATGAAAAGCAATGTCATCCGGAACCTACCCAAGAACTGCACATATTAG
- the LOC103456104 gene encoding protein KAKU4 isoform X1 gives MATIATATTSRSRRALVSRSGGKIVRPRRSAGARTPYDRPRLVNPAPPENPNWFSRLIYSPTRKIASGAGKIISSVFGPDSSSSSSSSSEDGADDDDDDEDISTQEDDGLNKRNGTSEEIKFLGKDPPSTLGKSDNKHVIEQLLIKETFSREECDRLIKIIKSRVVGFTNAEDAENTRPDVESPVMEAKKWLSEKRLGSTSKPVLDHGTHTLSSLMFPQGGEDEGGSPVDVAKVYMRARPSWASPSIKHGELRSPSSIGMQHFDEETPYSTGGNSAPTSKLKRDAPATGSWNIQEEIRRVRSKATEELLRSLPSTRIDWSASALEKRSVLGSLPGGQREDDVGDKLHNCKYAIVSEKTQYGLQKEDLPLLDSDAASMDGKGDASCNQNALEEMFSSGQRLEASEYIKTAPSDAGGGDFDGHKDTSGSEQQNPVVGGTIQVPDSKLHDATCSMTEVTASRSAYTANGFPSSVAGLSAQLNTAENAMLNGESNPVSPSHEIAATDLTLDDIREFLNEPTVEVTNKNENDIGGTMENDGAYLNEATVEVHELIETYIDVTKDNDFVASGSQNSYSMPDDLSQELTQPSPVAKTDTVVEKQKGRRLSRNNRRGRSRGK, from the exons ATGGCCACCATCGCCACCGCTACCACTTCCAGATCTCGCCGAGCCCTAGTCTCCCGATCTGGCGGGAAAATTGTCCGTCCTCGACGGTCCGCCGGTGCCAGGACTCCCTACGACCGCCCTAGGTTGGTCAATCCCGCACCACCCGAAAACCCTAATTGGTTCTCCAGGCTCATCTACTCGCCTACTCGTAAGATTGCCAGCGGTGCCGGGAAGATTATTTCCTCCGTCTTTGGTCCTGactcttcctcatcttcttcttcctcttcag AGGATGGggctgatgatgatgatgatgatgaagatatCTCGACTCAGGAAGATGATGGATTGAATAAG AGGAATGGGACATCAGAAGAGATCAAGTTCCTTGGGAAGGATCCCCCATCAACACTAGGGAAGAGCGACAACAAGCATGTAATTGAACAACTGCTTATCAAGGAGACCTTCTCGAG GGAAGAATGTGATAGATTAATAAAGATTATTAAATCAAGAGTTGTAGGTTTTACAAATGCTGAAGATGCAGAGAATACAAGACCAG ATGTAGAGTCTCCTGTTATGGAGGCAAAAAAATGGTTGAGTGAGAAGAGATTGGGATCAACTTCAAAGCCAGTTTTGGATCATGGAACCCACACCTTGAGCTCTCTCATGTTTCCTCAA GGTGGTGAAGACGAAGGTGGTTCACCAGTGGATGTGGCCAAAGTGTATATGCGGGCACGTCCTTCATGGGCATCTCCTTCTATTAAGCATGGAGAACTGAGATCTCCGTCATCAATAGGGATGCAACATTTCGACGAAGAAACCCCATATTCAACTGGTGGCAATTCTGCGCCTACATCCAAG CTGAAAAGGGACGCCCCTGCTACTGGGTCCTGGAATATTCAGGAGGAAATACGAAGAGTGCGATCTAAGGCAACTGAAGAATTGTTGAGGTCCCTACCTTCTACCAGAATTGATTGGTCTGCATCTGCTTTAGAAAAAAGAAGTGTCTTGGGCTCTTTGCCAGGTGGCCAACGAGAAGATGATGTGGGAGATAAACTTCACAATTGTAAATATGCCATAG TTTCAGAGAAGACACAGTATGGATTGCAGAAAGAAGATTTGCCACTTCTG GATTCAGATGCCGCTTCTATGGATGGCAAGGGTGATGCTTCTT GTAATCAGAATGCCTTAGAGGAGATGTTTAGCTCTGGACAACGACTCGAGGCATCTGAATATATCAAGACCGCTCCAAG TGATGCTGGTGGTGGTGATTTTGATGGACATAAGGACACAAGTGGGTCTGAACAACAAAATCCAGTGGTCGGAGGAACCATACAAG TTCCAGATTCAAAATTACACGATGCAACATGCTCGATGACAGAAGTGACTGCATCAAGAAGTGCTTATACTGCAAATGGTTTCCCTTCTTCAGTAGCTGG TTTGTCTGCACAGTTGAATACAGCAGAAAACGCCATGCTCAACGGGGAAAGTAATCCAGTCAGCCCAAGTCATGAGATCGCTGCTACAGATCTCACTTTAGATGACATCCGTGAGTTTTTGAATGAACCTACCGTCGAGGTCACCAACAAAAACGAAAATGATATTGGTGGCACAATGGAAAACGATGGCGCGTATTTGAATGAAGCTACTGTTGAGGTCCACGAACTGATTGAAACTTATATCGATGTCACAAAGGACAATGATTTTGTTGCCAGTGGCTCCCAAAACAGCTATAGCATGCCCGATGACTTATCACAGGAGCTGACCCAGCCAAGCCCGGTAGCCAAGACTGACACTGTTGTGGAGAAGCAGAAGGGAAGAAGACTGTCCAGAAACAACAGGAGAGGCCGGTCGCGGGGCAAATAA
- the LOC103456101 gene encoding COP9 signalosome complex subunit 5b-like: protein MDAQLAQQTWELENNITPMDTPPSVAKPKADPKADAIFYYDEAAQAKFQQEKPWANDPHYFKRVKISALALLKMVVHARSGGTIEVMGLMQGKTDGDAIIVMDAFALPVEGTETRVNAQADAYEYMVEFSQTNKQAGRLENVVGWYHSHPGYGCWLSGIDVSTQMLNQQYQEPFLAVVIDPTRTVSAGKVDIGAFRTYPKGYIPPDEPVSEYQTIPLNKIEDFGVHCKQYYSLDITYFKSSLDTHLLDLLWNKYWVNTLSSSPLLGNGDYVAGQISDLAEKLEQAENHLAHSRFGPLITPPQRKREEESQLAKITHDSAKITVEQVHGLMSQVIKDILFNSVRQSNRSLLQPSLTEPSSDPEPMVES, encoded by the exons ATGGATGCGCAATTAGCCCAGCAGACATGGGAGCTCGAGAACAACATAACCCCCATGGACACGCCGCCGAGCGTTGCGAAGCCGAAGGCGGACCCGAAGGCCGACGCCATATTCTACTACGACGAGGCAGCGCAGGCCAAGTTCCAGCAGGAGAAGCCCTGGGCCAACGACCCCCACTACTTCAAGCGCGTTAAGATCTCCGCCCTCGCGCTCTTGAAGATGGTGGTGCACGCCCGTTCTGGCGGGACCATCGAGGTCATGGGCCTCATGCAGGGCAAGACCGACGGCGACGCCATTATCGTCATGGATGCTTTTGCTTTGCCGGTTGAAGGGACTGAGACTAGGGTTAATGCTCAGGCCGATGCGTATGAGTACATGGTGGAGTTCTCCCAGACCAACAAGCAG GCGGGGCGGTTGGAGAATGTGGTTGGGTGGTACCATTCTCATCCGGGTTATGGATGCTGGCTTTCGGGTATTGATGTTTCAACACAGATGCTGAACCAGCAATATCAGGAGCCCTTTTTGGCTGTTGTTATTGATCCAACTCGGACAGTGTCTGCTGGAAAAGTTGACATTGGTGCATTCAGGACGTACCCAAAAGGATATATCCCTCCAGATGAACCCGTCTCTGAGTATCAGACCATTCCACTGAACaaaattgaggactttggtGTTCACTGTAAACAG TATTATTCTCTGGATATCACTTATTTCAAGTCTTCTCTTGACACCCACCTCTTGGACCTGCTTTGGAACAAGTATTGGGTGAATactctttcttcctctcctttatTGGGTAATGGAGACTATGTCGCTGGACAAATTTCTGATCTAG CTGAAAAGCTAGAGCAAGCAGAGAATCATTTGGCTCATTCTCGCTTTGGACCATTAATTACACCCCcacaaagaaagagagag GAAGAATCCCAACTTGCCAAAATTACTCATGACAGCGCAAAGATAACTGTCGAGCAGGTGCATGGTCTGATGTCACAG GTTATCAAGGACATTCTATTCAATTCTGTACGTCAATCCAACAGATCTCTCCTACAACCATCTCTCACAGAACCATCATCTGACCCCGAACCAATGGTTGAAAGTTGA
- the LOC103456104 gene encoding protein KAKU4 isoform X2, with the protein MATIATATTSRSRRALVSRSGGKIVRPRRSAGARTPYDRPRLVNPAPPENPNWFSRLIYSPTRKIASGAGKIISSVFGPDSSSSSSSSSEDGADDDDDDEDISTQEDDGLNKRNGTSEEIKFLGKDPPSTLGKSDNKHVIEQLLIKETFSREECDRLIKIIKSRVVGFTNAEDAENTRPDVESPVMEAKKWLSEKRLGSTSKPVLDHGTHTLSSLMFPQGGEDEGGSPVDVAKVYMRARPSWASPSIKHGELRSPSSIGMQHFDEETPYSTGGNSAPTSKLKRDAPATGSWNIQEEIRRVRSKATEELLRSLPSTRIDWSASALEKRSVLGSLPGGQREDDVGDKLHNCKYAIVSEKTQYGLQKEDLPLLDSDAASMDGKGNQNALEEMFSSGQRLEASEYIKTAPSDAGGGDFDGHKDTSGSEQQNPVVGGTIQVPDSKLHDATCSMTEVTASRSAYTANGFPSSVAGLSAQLNTAENAMLNGESNPVSPSHEIAATDLTLDDIREFLNEPTVEVTNKNENDIGGTMENDGAYLNEATVEVHELIETYIDVTKDNDFVASGSQNSYSMPDDLSQELTQPSPVAKTDTVVEKQKGRRLSRNNRRGRSRGK; encoded by the exons ATGGCCACCATCGCCACCGCTACCACTTCCAGATCTCGCCGAGCCCTAGTCTCCCGATCTGGCGGGAAAATTGTCCGTCCTCGACGGTCCGCCGGTGCCAGGACTCCCTACGACCGCCCTAGGTTGGTCAATCCCGCACCACCCGAAAACCCTAATTGGTTCTCCAGGCTCATCTACTCGCCTACTCGTAAGATTGCCAGCGGTGCCGGGAAGATTATTTCCTCCGTCTTTGGTCCTGactcttcctcatcttcttcttcctcttcag AGGATGGggctgatgatgatgatgatgatgaagatatCTCGACTCAGGAAGATGATGGATTGAATAAG AGGAATGGGACATCAGAAGAGATCAAGTTCCTTGGGAAGGATCCCCCATCAACACTAGGGAAGAGCGACAACAAGCATGTAATTGAACAACTGCTTATCAAGGAGACCTTCTCGAG GGAAGAATGTGATAGATTAATAAAGATTATTAAATCAAGAGTTGTAGGTTTTACAAATGCTGAAGATGCAGAGAATACAAGACCAG ATGTAGAGTCTCCTGTTATGGAGGCAAAAAAATGGTTGAGTGAGAAGAGATTGGGATCAACTTCAAAGCCAGTTTTGGATCATGGAACCCACACCTTGAGCTCTCTCATGTTTCCTCAA GGTGGTGAAGACGAAGGTGGTTCACCAGTGGATGTGGCCAAAGTGTATATGCGGGCACGTCCTTCATGGGCATCTCCTTCTATTAAGCATGGAGAACTGAGATCTCCGTCATCAATAGGGATGCAACATTTCGACGAAGAAACCCCATATTCAACTGGTGGCAATTCTGCGCCTACATCCAAG CTGAAAAGGGACGCCCCTGCTACTGGGTCCTGGAATATTCAGGAGGAAATACGAAGAGTGCGATCTAAGGCAACTGAAGAATTGTTGAGGTCCCTACCTTCTACCAGAATTGATTGGTCTGCATCTGCTTTAGAAAAAAGAAGTGTCTTGGGCTCTTTGCCAGGTGGCCAACGAGAAGATGATGTGGGAGATAAACTTCACAATTGTAAATATGCCATAG TTTCAGAGAAGACACAGTATGGATTGCAGAAAGAAGATTTGCCACTTCTG GATTCAGATGCCGCTTCTATGGATGGCAAGG GTAATCAGAATGCCTTAGAGGAGATGTTTAGCTCTGGACAACGACTCGAGGCATCTGAATATATCAAGACCGCTCCAAG TGATGCTGGTGGTGGTGATTTTGATGGACATAAGGACACAAGTGGGTCTGAACAACAAAATCCAGTGGTCGGAGGAACCATACAAG TTCCAGATTCAAAATTACACGATGCAACATGCTCGATGACAGAAGTGACTGCATCAAGAAGTGCTTATACTGCAAATGGTTTCCCTTCTTCAGTAGCTGG TTTGTCTGCACAGTTGAATACAGCAGAAAACGCCATGCTCAACGGGGAAAGTAATCCAGTCAGCCCAAGTCATGAGATCGCTGCTACAGATCTCACTTTAGATGACATCCGTGAGTTTTTGAATGAACCTACCGTCGAGGTCACCAACAAAAACGAAAATGATATTGGTGGCACAATGGAAAACGATGGCGCGTATTTGAATGAAGCTACTGTTGAGGTCCACGAACTGATTGAAACTTATATCGATGTCACAAAGGACAATGATTTTGTTGCCAGTGGCTCCCAAAACAGCTATAGCATGCCCGATGACTTATCACAGGAGCTGACCCAGCCAAGCCCGGTAGCCAAGACTGACACTGTTGTGGAGAAGCAGAAGGGAAGAAGACTGTCCAGAAACAACAGGAGAGGCCGGTCGCGGGGCAAATAA
- the LOC103400217 gene encoding uncharacterized protein produces MTRDALLQSPPLTRPPPRERRRVGEVAGGAAAECAAVCCCCPCSVMNLLILTVYKVPKGICMKALAHRKNKRQCLAAHRKALLQPRPNGLAGGGLYSDDDDFFRKASSYSDGDGDVDDGKGSEDESEAAELLEKEIWDRFHGAGFWRSASRIDS; encoded by the coding sequence ATGACGCGGGATGCTTTGCTTCAATCGCCACCGCTAACCCGGCCTCCGCCTCGCGAGAGACGCAGGGTCGGCGAGGTGGCAGGCGGCGCCGCGGCTGAGTGTGCGGCGGTGTGCTGCTGCTGCCCGTGCAGCGTGATGAATTTGCTGATACTGACTGTGTACAAGGTCCCGAAAGGGATTTGCATGAAGGCCTTGGCCCACAGGAAGAATAAGCGGCAGTGCTTGGCGGCCCACAGGAAGGCACTGTTGCAGCCCAGGCCCAATGGGCTCGCCGGCGGCGGGCTTTATAGCGACGACGACGACTTCTTCAGGAAAGCGAGCAGTTACAGCGACGGCGACGGCGACGTCGACGACGGGAAGGGGAGCGAGGATGAATCTGAAGCCGCTGAGTTGTTGGAGAAGGAGATATGGGACCGGTTTCACGGTGCCGGATTTTGGAGGAGTGCTTCTCGGATAGATTCGTGA